In Littorina saxatilis isolate snail1 linkage group LG8, US_GU_Lsax_2.0, whole genome shotgun sequence, a single genomic region encodes these proteins:
- the LOC138973926 gene encoding uncharacterized protein (The sequence of the model RefSeq protein was modified relative to this genomic sequence to represent the inferred CDS: added 145 bases not found in genome assembly): protein IKETSVSSSVTVNSPHTKVGGFICSCSATWKVKPEYYNLSTAAVFRIEHPPQVELGIKNQTEGRDYLRTGDSLTCTVKAGKPPVESVRFYCLNPHLRDADDVISATSVSSSLDVYTSPDDIETLTRCFCKATLKIKSELYEFTSSSEYRFENVPSDIQLRVGPSDFVSNGLQAFTLTCNATDIYPPPTYIWSGVTCDKQIPENTCTFTPDPSDYDQKYVTCAASTSTGTTSKTLQLNFTYPPPQKPVIQSKRKLVKEIRIGDQLTCTVTGGKPLVDSVYFHCTNPDLPDKIDNVSDKFVTSSIIVTSAHLDSNTVMACACNATWQIKPEYYQQSTTAVLIIENISTSSPSENSQCDLVIQAHAAGRDFLTTGDTVTCTATGISSQVDSVHFYCINPDLPDGDDDINATSVSSSVTVPNVPESTENNMECFCNASWSPGLFDLNATATFHIQGETRYDTWTMISGVVGGSLAFLVIVIIVLVIIICRSRNSRAERESKNRVSLVNLEIPELPMQTVNAAVPGPKQGVSMSTLTDGTVYGFGCHNASSSTSRSKKYSDDPVFYSSVSLDDLGKASPTPRPRFHTLTRGQSGHDGEELYHALMHGKLPSVRADTNYSHADLTS, encoded by the exons ATCCTCCACAAGTTGAACTAGGCATCAAAAACCAAACTGAAGGGCGTGACTACCTTCGGACAGGAGACAGTTTGACCTGTACAGTGAAAGCCGGGAAGCCTCCAGTTGAATCTGTCCGTTTCTATTGCCTCAATCCTCACCTCCGAGATgcagatgacgtcatatctgcaACTTCCGTATCAAGTTCTCTTGACGTGTATACTAGCCCAGATGACATAGAAACGTTGACGAGATGCTTTTGCAAAGCTACTTTGAAGATAAAGTCGGAACTGTATGAATTTACTTCTTCCTCTGAATATCGTTTTGAGA ATGTGCCCAGTGACATACAGTTACGTGTTGGACCTTCAGACTTTGTCAGCAACGGTTTGCAGGCTTTCACCTTGACTTGCAATGCTACTGATATCTACCCCCCACCTACGTACATCTGGAGTGGTGTTACCTGTGACAAGCAGATTCCTGAAAACACCTGCACCTTTACTCCCGACCCTTCAGATTACGATCAAAAATATGTGACTTGTGCAGCAAGCACCTCAACTGGAACTACTTCCAAGACACTTCAATTGAACTTCACCT ATCCTCCGCCTCAGAAGCCTGTTATCCAATCAAAAAGGAAACTAGTTAAGGAAATCCGGATTGGAGACCAGCTGACGTGCACAGTAACAGGCGGAAAACCTCTTGTTGACTCTGTCTACTTCCACTGCACAAATCCTGATCTTCCCGACAAAATTGACAATGTGAGCGACAAATTCGTGACCAGTTCCATCATAGTGACTTCTGCTCACCTTGACAGCAACACTGTGATGGCATGTGCCTGTAATGCTACATGGCAGATAAAGCCAGAATACTATCAACAATCTACCACTGCTGTGCTAATCATTGAAA ATATTTCAACGTCCTCTCCTTCTGAGAATTCCCAATGCGATCTGGTGATCCAGGCTCACGCTGCAGGACGCGACTTTCTGACAACTGGAGACACTGTGACTTGCACTGCAACAGGCATCAGCTCTCAAGTTGACTCTGTTCACTTCTACTGCATCAACCCCGACCTTCCTGATGGAGACGACGACATCAATGCAACGTCTGTGTCAAGCTCTGTCACGGTGCCGAATGTTCCTGAGAGCACGGAGAACAACATGGAATGCTTCTGTAACGCCTCTTGGAGTCCGGGACTGTTTGACCTGAACGCCACTGCTACATTCCACATTCAGG GTGAAACTAGATACGATACGTGGACCATGATTAGCGGAGTCGTTGGTGGATCGCTTGCATTcctcgtcatcgtcatcatcgtccttgttatcatcatttgcaGAA GTCGAAACAGTAGAGCTGAAAGGGAATCAAAGAACAGAGTCTCCCTGGTGAATCTGGAGATCCCAGAACTGCCCATGCAGACGGTGAACGCTGCAGTGCCGGGTCCCAAACAGGGCGTATCCATGTCCACATTGACTGACGGAACTGTGTACGGCTTTGGTTGTCACAATGCGTCCTCCTCCACATCAAGATCCAAGA AATATTCTGATGACCCTGTGTTCTACTCGTCTGTGAGTCTGGACGATCTGGGCAAAGCCAGTCCCACGCCAAGGCCACGATTCCACACG CTAACCAGAGGGCAGTCAGGACATGACGGGGAGGAGTTGTACCACGCCCTGATGCACGGGAAGCTTCCCTCTGTGCGTGCAGACACCAACTACAGTCATGCTGACCTAACCTCATAA